From Kangiella sp. TOML190, one genomic window encodes:
- the nhaA gene encoding Na+/H+ antiporter NhaA has protein sequence MDSIKSNFINKFLRLESAGGIVLIFSAALAIIIANSPLNRFYELLLTTPVEIRIGALEIAKPLLLWINDGLMAVFFLMVGLELKREILEGELSDTRKILLPAIGAVGGMLVPAMVYLYFNGDDPVAAQGWAIPAATDIAFALGILSLLGSRVPVALKVFLTSLAIFDDIGAIVIIALFYTSKVSVSALLFAAACIPFLWLLNRANVTHKSPYVLIGVLMWVATLKSGVHATLAGVIIALFIPMRSKSEPDISPLKTMEHDLHQVVAFFILPVFAFANAGLNLTGISFEQLTHPVPVGITLGLFVGKIIGIFGLCWLAIRLKLVELPKSMRLPHLLGTSALCGVGFTMSLFIGSLAFEETGVNLLFDERLGIIAGSIISGITGYLILKFSLNDTSTN, from the coding sequence ATGGATTCTATAAAGAGTAATTTTATTAATAAATTTTTAAGGTTAGAGTCTGCTGGTGGGATTGTTTTAATCTTTTCAGCGGCCTTAGCGATCATAATTGCTAACTCTCCTCTTAACCGTTTCTACGAACTATTGTTAACAACGCCCGTTGAAATTCGTATTGGTGCGCTAGAAATTGCCAAACCTTTACTGTTGTGGATTAACGATGGATTAATGGCCGTTTTCTTTTTGATGGTTGGGCTCGAGCTGAAACGTGAAATTCTTGAAGGAGAGCTTTCAGATACGCGAAAAATTTTGTTGCCGGCTATTGGCGCCGTTGGCGGCATGTTAGTTCCAGCAATGGTGTATTTATACTTTAATGGCGATGATCCCGTAGCCGCTCAAGGCTGGGCAATTCCTGCGGCAACCGATATTGCTTTTGCCCTAGGCATCTTATCCTTACTGGGCTCTAGAGTTCCGGTAGCACTGAAAGTATTTTTAACCTCACTCGCCATCTTTGATGACATTGGTGCCATAGTCATCATAGCGCTCTTTTATACGTCTAAAGTTTCCGTTAGTGCTTTATTATTTGCCGCCGCCTGCATTCCTTTCCTATGGCTACTTAATAGAGCGAACGTAACCCACAAAAGTCCTTATGTTTTGATCGGGGTTTTAATGTGGGTCGCCACTCTAAAATCAGGCGTCCACGCTACTTTAGCGGGAGTAATTATCGCGCTATTTATTCCGATGCGCTCCAAAAGTGAACCGGACATATCCCCGTTAAAAACGATGGAACACGATTTACATCAAGTGGTCGCTTTCTTTATTTTACCCGTCTTTGCCTTTGCCAATGCCGGCCTCAACTTGACTGGAATTAGCTTCGAACAACTAACTCATCCAGTTCCCGTTGGAATCACCTTAGGCTTATTTGTCGGTAAAATTATTGGTATTTTTGGTCTTTGCTGGCTAGCCATTCGGCTAAAGCTAGTTGAATTACCCAAGTCCATGCGGCTGCCCCACCTTTTAGGAACCTCTGCACTTTGCGGAGTTGGCTTTACCATGAGTTTATTTATTGGCTCTTTGGCCTTCGAAGAAACTGGCGTTAATTTATTGTTCGATGAACGTTTAGGAATTATTGCAGGATCAATTATTTCTGGGATTACTGGATATTTAATATTAAAATTTAGTTTGAACGATACATCTACTAATTAA
- a CDS encoding multidrug effflux MFS transporter, with product MTRSKTDFRKHPLRLLPLLASMVAITPLAIDMYLPAMPVIAKDLQTTNSAIQVSLSLYLAGYALGMLIFGPLADRLGRRKVSITGLIGFIICSVLLAFTEQADVFLGLRFTQAVLGSGATVVVAGIIRDLYGEHTSKGLSYVSMIMMVAPLIAPAIGSLILEISRWQTIFLTLAAYALLILILVSWKLPSCMPEKSDRNWFGEFFANYKLVFSDLRSVMNIVSSMLGSFAFFCYITAIAFVYIEFFKVSESHFSILFGINVLALLLANIINSRFVVRLGSQTMLTIGLVLGVVSAGLFVLISKLDLTLYYTVAVLFPIIAGLSLVTVNSDSQILTQFPQQTGTATAVIGTLRFGSGAFAGVILSALSDGTPFNLAILMFASLLGVLIAQLLKPKAVRAT from the coding sequence ATGACAAGATCCAAAACTGATTTTCGCAAGCATCCATTGCGACTATTACCGTTGCTGGCTTCGATGGTAGCTATTACGCCACTGGCAATCGATATGTATTTGCCGGCTATGCCAGTTATCGCCAAAGACTTACAAACCACCAATAGCGCCATTCAGGTCTCTTTGAGCCTTTATTTGGCGGGTTATGCGTTAGGGATGCTTATTTTTGGCCCTTTAGCTGATCGGCTTGGCCGGCGCAAGGTTTCCATTACGGGCCTTATTGGTTTTATCATCTGCTCTGTGTTACTCGCCTTCACCGAACAAGCTGACGTTTTTCTTGGTTTACGCTTTACCCAAGCGGTTCTAGGCAGCGGCGCTACCGTGGTGGTAGCAGGAATTATTCGAGATCTGTATGGCGAACATACCTCTAAAGGCTTGTCTTACGTCAGCATGATTATGATGGTGGCGCCACTGATCGCCCCAGCAATTGGTAGTCTAATTTTAGAGATTTCCAGATGGCAAACCATTTTCCTCACTCTAGCTGCCTATGCTTTATTAATTTTAATTTTAGTCAGCTGGAAGCTGCCCAGTTGTATGCCGGAAAAAAGCGATCGCAATTGGTTTGGCGAGTTTTTTGCCAATTACAAACTCGTGTTTAGCGATCTTCGCTCTGTGATGAACATTGTTAGCTCTATGTTAGGTTCCTTCGCCTTTTTTTGCTACATAACTGCTATCGCCTTTGTCTATATCGAGTTCTTTAAAGTCAGCGAAAGTCATTTTAGTATTTTATTCGGCATCAACGTTTTGGCTTTACTACTGGCCAATATCATCAATAGCCGCTTTGTGGTCAGACTCGGTTCGCAAACCATGCTCACTATTGGCTTAGTGCTTGGCGTGGTTAGCGCTGGTCTTTTTGTACTTATCAGCAAACTCGATTTAACGCTATATTATACCGTCGCAGTGCTATTCCCGATTATCGCGGGGCTATCTTTAGTTACGGTTAACTCAGACAGCCAAATACTCACCCAATTCCCACAACAAACAGGAACCGCTACCGCAGTAATAGGCACGCTTCGCTTCGGAAGCGGCGCTTTTGCAGGCGTCATCCTCAGCGCACTTAGCGATGGCACTCCTTTTAACTTAGCCATTCTAATGTTTGCATCGCTACTCGGAGTCTTGATAGCGCAACTTCTTAAGCCAAAAGCGGTTAGAGCGACATAG
- the plsY gene encoding glycerol-3-phosphate 1-O-acyltransferase PlsY, with the protein MTIETIALLILAYLTGSISSAVIVCRIMNLPDPRDFGSHNPGATNVLRLGGKKAAIFTLIGDILKAVIPILIGYALALHNRNLGWVGFMAFIGHLYPLYFNFKGGKGMATYFGVLVALSPALLFYGLATWLLTAFFTRYSSLASIMTSVAVSAFGFYIDKKYFFPLFAMSLILIWRHRQNIKNLWRGTERKITDKNK; encoded by the coding sequence GTGACAATCGAAACCATCGCCTTGCTGATATTAGCCTATCTGACTGGCTCTATTTCCAGTGCAGTGATTGTCTGCCGTATCATGAATTTACCCGATCCGCGGGATTTTGGTTCGCACAACCCCGGTGCAACCAACGTTTTACGCCTTGGCGGCAAAAAAGCGGCGATTTTTACCCTAATAGGTGACATTCTCAAGGCGGTTATTCCTATTTTGATTGGCTACGCCTTAGCGTTGCATAACCGTAACCTTGGTTGGGTGGGTTTTATGGCATTCATCGGACATCTATATCCGCTTTACTTTAATTTTAAAGGCGGTAAAGGGATGGCCACCTACTTCGGTGTGCTAGTAGCTCTATCTCCAGCTTTATTATTCTACGGATTAGCCACTTGGCTACTCACCGCGTTTTTTACCCGCTACTCATCGCTTGCTTCGATTATGACCAGTGTTGCAGTTTCCGCTTTTGGTTTTTATATCGACAAAAAATACTTTTTCCCGCTATTCGCCATGTCGCTAATTCTGATATGGCGGCATCGACAAAATATCAAGAATTTATGGCGTGGAACAGAACGAAAAATAACGGATAAAAATAAATGA
- the folB gene encoding dihydroneopterin aldolase — translation MDITFIEDLKVDTVIGIYDWERQIRQTISIDLEMGCDISQAASEDTIDHCLDYKSVAKRIIGFVEAAEYQTVETLAEKIAAIVREEFNVPWLRLRLSKPGAVRGSKNVGVLIERGSK, via the coding sequence GTGGATATAACTTTTATAGAAGATTTAAAAGTCGATACGGTCATTGGGATTTATGATTGGGAGCGGCAAATTCGGCAAACTATCAGTATCGATCTAGAAATGGGGTGCGATATTAGTCAAGCGGCCAGCGAAGATACCATCGATCATTGTTTGGATTATAAGTCAGTCGCCAAGCGCATTATCGGCTTTGTCGAGGCGGCTGAATACCAAACGGTAGAAACTTTGGCTGAAAAAATAGCCGCCATTGTGCGCGAGGAATTTAATGTACCTTGGTTACGGCTCAGATTGAGTAAACCTGGCGCGGTGCGTGGCTCGAAAAACGTCGGCGTTTTGATTGAACGGGGCTCGAAATAG
- the folK gene encoding 2-amino-4-hydroxy-6-hydroxymethyldihydropteridine diphosphokinase, giving the protein MATVYISIGSNQNAEAQIRYGVKRLQEMFSKLELSSVYESEAVGFSGDNFLNLVAKAQTQLTISQADQAFKRIEAAAGRRRNVPKFSDRTLDIDLLLYNDLVCDKPVLLPRTEITQHAFVLLPLAEMEPTKLHPIEKRSYHSLWQQFDKKEQQKLWLVDFDWGQG; this is encoded by the coding sequence ATGGCGACGGTCTATATCAGTATCGGCTCGAATCAAAATGCCGAGGCGCAAATAAGGTATGGCGTGAAGCGTTTGCAGGAAATGTTCTCTAAGCTAGAGCTTTCCAGCGTTTACGAGTCGGAAGCGGTGGGCTTTAGCGGTGATAACTTCTTAAATCTAGTCGCGAAAGCCCAAACGCAGCTAACCATTTCTCAGGCGGACCAAGCTTTCAAGCGTATCGAAGCCGCTGCTGGGCGTCGCCGTAACGTACCTAAATTTAGCGATAGAACCTTGGATATCGATTTGTTGCTGTATAACGATTTAGTCTGTGATAAACCGGTGTTACTACCGCGTACAGAAATTACTCAGCATGCTTTTGTGTTATTGCCATTGGCAGAAATGGAGCCGACCAAGCTACACCCTATCGAAAAACGAAGCTATCATAGCTTGTGGCAACAATTTGATAAAAAAGAGCAGCAAAAATTATGGTTAGTCGATTTTGATTGGGGGCAGGGCTAG
- a CDS encoding SDR family oxidoreductase, with protein sequence MALALVTGAAIRVGRAIALQLAQDGFDIALHYHGSEQAAKETASEIQQLGVKALLIQSNLAQAENLSSLIPQAQSFGELKVLVNSAAIFPSDDTLENSHEHWDRVLNVNLKAPLMLSQAFAQLQHNNAHIINILDARIKAPAGDHLVYRLTKSALWHLTESLAKELAPKVQVNGLALGAIMAPPGASEDHFKRMANQIPLQRTGSPEAVAEAVSFLVSQNFITGAVLPIDGGEFL encoded by the coding sequence ATGGCGCTAGCATTAGTTACTGGGGCAGCTATTCGTGTGGGTAGAGCTATTGCTTTGCAGTTGGCTCAAGATGGCTTTGATATTGCTTTGCATTATCATGGCTCTGAGCAAGCAGCGAAAGAAACCGCTAGCGAAATACAGCAGCTAGGAGTTAAAGCGCTATTGATACAATCCAATCTGGCACAAGCAGAAAACCTTAGCAGCCTTATACCGCAAGCCCAATCCTTTGGTGAACTGAAGGTTTTGGTTAATAGTGCGGCTATTTTCCCTAGCGATGACACCCTTGAAAATAGCCATGAGCACTGGGACAGAGTACTCAATGTAAACCTCAAAGCTCCGCTGATGTTATCGCAAGCATTCGCCCAATTGCAGCATAATAACGCTCATATAATCAATATTTTAGATGCCAGAATCAAAGCTCCTGCGGGTGATCATTTAGTTTATCGTTTGACTAAATCGGCCTTATGGCACTTGACCGAAAGCCTTGCCAAAGAGTTGGCACCAAAGGTTCAAGTTAATGGTCTTGCTCTGGGCGCGATTATGGCTCCGCCAGGTGCTTCAGAAGATCACTTTAAGCGTATGGCGAACCAGATCCCGTTGCAGCGCACTGGCTCACCTGAAGCGGTAGCCGAAGCCGTTTCTTTTCTAGTGTCACAAAACTTTATTACTGGCGCGGTTTTACCGATCGACGGTGGTGAATTTCTTTGA
- a CDS encoding class I SAM-dependent methyltransferase translates to MPKFCASEATYQAYIKQELSLQSLPFPDSKAITLSFELTQKIAQKILEQGAMDFETFMQMALYEPALGYYAAGQQKFGAAGDFVTAPEISPLFAQTFAHQFAQVFKQTDANLLEFGAGSGIFAADCLLELERLGETINSYSILEVSAELQARQEATLKKLAPHLLDKVQWLTSLPKNFSGVIFANEVVDAIPCQLFRKNRASIERATVKVSDQGFQWQWQPQDLASQSLGLDIDLIHSWPNDYQFEVRRQGSAWLGAMLESLQQGVAFIVDYGFSQAELYSATRAQGGLQQYYRHHKTTNPLSLVGLQDITSSVNFTQLALAADLEQAQLLGYISQSMFLMGAGIEALAKNELAQQKMATTDASDTMLTNKIGQQLRQLLMPNEMGESCKVLAIGQQFQGVLSGFSLDNQLYKL, encoded by the coding sequence ATGCCTAAGTTTTGTGCTTCCGAGGCGACTTACCAAGCCTATATCAAACAAGAGTTATCGCTACAAAGCTTGCCTTTTCCTGACTCTAAAGCCATAACGCTTAGTTTTGAGCTGACGCAAAAAATCGCCCAAAAAATACTTGAGCAAGGCGCGATGGATTTTGAGACCTTTATGCAAATGGCTTTGTATGAGCCTGCTTTAGGTTATTACGCGGCGGGTCAGCAAAAATTTGGTGCCGCTGGAGATTTCGTCACTGCGCCAGAAATTTCTCCTTTATTCGCGCAAACGTTTGCCCATCAGTTTGCCCAAGTATTTAAGCAAACGGACGCTAATCTCTTAGAGTTTGGTGCAGGCTCAGGGATATTCGCAGCAGACTGCTTATTAGAGCTTGAACGCTTGGGTGAAACAATAAATTCCTATTCAATTCTTGAAGTTTCTGCTGAGCTGCAGGCAAGGCAAGAAGCTACCTTGAAAAAACTAGCGCCGCATTTATTAGATAAAGTGCAGTGGTTAACAAGCTTACCTAAAAATTTCAGCGGGGTAATCTTTGCTAATGAGGTTGTGGATGCGATTCCTTGCCAATTGTTCCGAAAAAATAGAGCCAGCATTGAACGAGCTACCGTTAAGGTTAGCGATCAGGGTTTTCAGTGGCAATGGCAACCGCAGGATTTAGCTTCGCAAAGCTTAGGGCTTGATATCGACTTGATTCACTCATGGCCAAACGATTATCAATTCGAAGTTCGACGCCAAGGGTCCGCTTGGCTAGGTGCGATGCTAGAAAGCTTACAGCAGGGGGTGGCTTTTATTGTGGATTACGGTTTTTCGCAGGCAGAGCTTTACTCAGCAACAAGAGCTCAAGGTGGTTTGCAGCAATATTACCGCCACCATAAAACTACCAACCCCTTATCTCTAGTTGGGCTACAGGACATCACCAGCTCAGTAAATTTCACTCAATTAGCCTTAGCCGCTGATCTGGAGCAAGCGCAATTGTTAGGTTATATTTCTCAGTCGATGTTTTTAATGGGTGCGGGAATTGAGGCGTTAGCAAAAAACGAATTAGCTCAACAAAAGATGGCGACTACTGACGCTTCTGATACAATGCTCACCAACAAAATAGGCCAACAATTACGGCAACTTTTGATGCCCAATGAGATGGGTGAAAGTTGTAAGGTTTTAGCGATTGGTCAACAATTTCAAGGAGTCCTGAGTGGCTTTTCTTTGGATAATCAACTCTATAAATTATGA
- a CDS encoding undecaprenyl-diphosphate phosphatase: protein MDWLQAIFLALVQGLTEFLPVSSSAHLILTSKILGWQDQGLAFDVAVHVGTLTAVLIYFRKEVADMITAWFASTFKGNHSPNARLAWAVILGTIPVGLFGLFLEAFDIVDNYLRAIPVIATTTIVFGLLLAVAEKKYKNADAKKFKDEYQLSWKDVAMIGGAQALALIPGTSRSGVTMTAAALLGFTRTAAARYSFLLSIPAILLPGGLKGYQLVNEGAHFDWSFLILGVMVSAISAFACIHLFLKWLEKIGFMPFVWYRLVLGIGLFVLFFL, encoded by the coding sequence ATGGATTGGCTTCAAGCAATATTTTTGGCATTAGTTCAAGGCTTAACTGAGTTTCTACCAGTTTCAAGTTCGGCACACTTGATTTTAACTTCAAAAATTTTGGGTTGGCAGGATCAAGGCTTGGCTTTTGATGTGGCGGTTCATGTGGGAACTTTAACTGCAGTTCTGATCTATTTCAGGAAGGAAGTAGCGGATATGATTACCGCTTGGTTTGCCTCAACTTTTAAAGGAAACCATAGTCCTAATGCTCGATTAGCGTGGGCGGTAATTCTTGGCACTATTCCGGTAGGCTTATTCGGACTTTTCTTAGAAGCTTTTGATATTGTCGATAACTATTTGCGAGCCATCCCCGTGATCGCCACTACCACCATCGTTTTTGGACTTTTATTAGCAGTTGCTGAAAAGAAATATAAAAATGCGGATGCAAAAAAATTCAAAGACGAATACCAATTATCATGGAAAGATGTGGCCATGATTGGTGGCGCGCAAGCTTTGGCCTTAATTCCTGGTACCTCAAGATCGGGTGTTACTATGACTGCCGCTGCGCTACTAGGCTTTACTCGAACCGCTGCCGCTCGCTATTCTTTCTTACTTTCCATTCCGGCAATCCTATTGCCTGGCGGCTTAAAAGGTTATCAATTAGTTAACGAAGGCGCGCACTTTGATTGGAGCTTCCTAATTCTAGGCGTTATGGTCTCCGCCATCAGCGCTTTTGCCTGTATCCATTTATTTCTAAAATGGCTCGAAAAAATCGGTTTTATGCCTTTTGTTTGGTATCGGTTGGTTTTGGGTATTGGGCTGTTTGTTTTATTTTTTCTTTGA
- a CDS encoding RNA polymerase sigma factor, which produces MRFKRLGELFESYHHQLYLTAMAITKSRELAEDAVHEALIAVSESSTEPKNLKACVFTAVRNKAVKLLIYRNKHMALSDFIEPFEELSEETVVMKSVFKLLDELDGTQQQVIIMKTLGDMTFQEIADCLDKSINTVSSSYRRGIERIQEKIND; this is translated from the coding sequence ATGAGATTTAAGCGCTTAGGAGAGCTTTTCGAATCCTATCATCATCAGCTGTATTTAACAGCCATGGCCATCACCAAGAGTCGCGAACTGGCAGAAGATGCTGTTCATGAGGCTTTGATAGCGGTTTCGGAGTCTTCAACCGAACCTAAAAACTTAAAAGCTTGTGTATTCACTGCGGTGAGAAACAAAGCAGTAAAGTTATTGATTTATCGAAATAAACACATGGCTTTATCTGACTTTATTGAACCTTTTGAAGAGTTGTCAGAAGAAACTGTTGTGATGAAAAGCGTGTTTAAGCTGCTGGATGAATTAGACGGGACTCAGCAGCAAGTGATTATCATGAAAACTTTGGGCGATATGACATTTCAAGAAATTGCAGATTGCCTGGATAAATCGATTAATACAGTGTCTTCAAGTTACCGCCGAGGTATTGAGCGTATACAGGAAAAAATTAATGACTAG
- a CDS encoding multifunctional CCA addition/repair protein has translation MKIYLVGGAVRDALLGLEVKDRDFLVVGATPKAMLDAGFKEVGQDFPVFLHPNTFEEYALARTERKSGKGYKGFSVDFSSDISIEQDLIRRDLTINAIAQADDGSLIDPYGGQNDLDNKLLRHISPAFAEDPLRVLRVARFAARFHHLGFTIADETLALMTQLSKTEVSELTAERAWQETYRALLTDSPWIYFEVLRQCGALKLLIPELDKLWGIPNPEKWHPEIDTGVHTMMVLEQAAKKTQDPVVRFAALFHDLGKGETPVEQWPHHKGHEGAGVAVINNACRRLKTPKEYQELAVQVSRYHLHCHKMFELRPNTILKVLKGLKAYRNPDFLKQFITACEADFNGRLHNEDKPYPQGEYLWQCYGISKDVDTQALIEEGYEGKKLGEAIDRQRLLAIKQLIKN, from the coding sequence ATGAAAATATATTTAGTTGGCGGCGCGGTTCGAGACGCTTTATTAGGCCTTGAAGTTAAAGATAGAGATTTTCTGGTAGTTGGCGCAACGCCAAAAGCCATGCTTGACGCTGGCTTTAAAGAAGTGGGGCAAGACTTTCCGGTATTTTTACATCCGAACACTTTCGAAGAATATGCCTTGGCTCGAACTGAGCGTAAATCCGGCAAAGGCTACAAAGGGTTTAGTGTGGACTTCTCCTCTGATATTAGCATCGAGCAAGATCTGATCCGCCGAGATTTAACCATCAACGCAATAGCACAAGCCGATGATGGCAGTCTTATCGATCCCTATGGCGGGCAAAATGATCTCGATAACAAACTGCTCCGCCATATATCGCCAGCCTTTGCCGAAGACCCTTTACGAGTCTTGCGCGTGGCGCGCTTTGCTGCCCGTTTTCATCATCTAGGTTTTACCATTGCCGACGAAACTTTAGCGTTAATGACACAACTGTCAAAAACCGAAGTCTCGGAGCTTACTGCCGAGCGGGCATGGCAAGAAACGTACAGAGCACTCTTAACTGATTCGCCGTGGATCTATTTTGAAGTATTGCGCCAATGCGGTGCTTTAAAGCTATTAATTCCTGAACTAGACAAGCTTTGGGGCATCCCCAACCCCGAAAAGTGGCACCCTGAAATTGATACCGGTGTGCATACCATGATGGTGCTCGAACAAGCCGCTAAAAAAACTCAAGACCCAGTGGTGCGATTTGCGGCCTTGTTTCATGACCTAGGTAAAGGTGAAACACCTGTCGAACAATGGCCACACCATAAAGGCCATGAAGGCGCTGGCGTAGCCGTCATTAACAATGCCTGTCGCCGCCTCAAAACGCCAAAAGAATACCAAGAATTAGCAGTCCAAGTTTCCCGTTATCATTTGCACTGCCATAAGATGTTTGAACTTCGACCTAATACTATTTTAAAAGTGTTAAAAGGCCTTAAAGCCTATCGTAACCCTGACTTTCTTAAACAATTTATTACCGCCTGCGAAGCGGATTTCAATGGACGCTTACACAACGAAGACAAGCCTTATCCGCAAGGTGAATATTTATGGCAATGTTATGGAATATCTAAAGACGTGGATACGCAGGCTTTAATTGAAGAAGGCTATGAAGGCAAAAAGCTTGGCGAAGCGATTGATCGCCAACGATTACTGGCGATCAAGCAATTGATTAAAAACTAA
- a CDS encoding ExeA family protein, giving the protein MYNDFFGLKETPFTISPDPRYLFMSERHRDALAHLLYGIGEGGGFVLLTGEVGTGKTTVCRCLLEQLPDNVRLAYILNPKLNSVELMATMCDELGISYDKGEKSLKAFTDLLSNYLLQSEEKGLNTVLMIDEAQNLSVDVLEQIRLLTNLETNKKKLLQIILIGQPELQELLAKKELRQLAQRITARYHLRPLSLAETKAYIEHRLKIAGVTRPIFTKKAIGQIHKSSQGVPRLINVISDRAMLGAFAEHQHRVKDKIVNKAVNEVLGKNNKPQLEKETSSSVGYWKLLASAVALALLITLGWYLFQDYQQTQADERDKFVMEQERQRLKLEQQLVSTQQALAKASLEKDSQPLAEQFWGKQSWDRQGDLAAQNLFALWGLEYLPFQSAQACEFARQYSLECDNGVADWAFVEQLNRPVNLKFQSATDGFYWGLLVSLDGDKVSLQFGNNKVETNKSKLNPIWTGEYRLFWKKPLGMREAIKLGERGPHISWLLDSIRQVDGNAIAASRYNQEVKSWVEGFQKTAGLVADGVVGKHTVILLNNQVSPEIPKLKVGG; this is encoded by the coding sequence ATGTACAACGATTTTTTTGGTCTAAAAGAAACGCCATTTACCATTTCACCCGATCCACGCTATCTATTTATGAGCGAACGTCATCGGGATGCCTTGGCGCACCTGCTGTATGGAATAGGCGAGGGCGGTGGTTTCGTTTTATTGACAGGAGAGGTAGGCACTGGAAAAACTACTGTTTGTCGTTGTTTGCTTGAGCAGCTTCCTGACAATGTTCGTTTAGCCTATATTCTCAACCCTAAGCTAAACTCGGTTGAGCTGATGGCGACCATGTGCGATGAGCTTGGCATTAGCTATGATAAAGGTGAGAAAAGTTTAAAGGCTTTTACGGATTTGTTAAGCAATTATCTTTTGCAGTCTGAAGAGAAGGGACTTAATACGGTTTTGATGATTGATGAGGCGCAAAATTTAAGCGTCGATGTTTTAGAGCAAATCCGTTTATTAACTAACCTAGAAACTAATAAAAAGAAACTGCTGCAGATTATTTTAATTGGTCAGCCGGAATTACAAGAGTTGCTGGCCAAAAAGGAGCTGCGTCAACTCGCACAAAGGATCACCGCTCGTTATCATCTACGCCCTTTGTCGTTGGCCGAAACTAAAGCTTATATCGAGCACCGCTTGAAAATTGCTGGTGTGACAAGACCTATCTTTACTAAGAAGGCCATTGGTCAAATCCATAAGTCGAGCCAAGGAGTGCCGCGACTGATTAATGTGATTAGTGATAGAGCCATGCTCGGAGCTTTTGCAGAGCATCAACATCGAGTCAAGGATAAGATAGTTAACAAAGCAGTTAATGAGGTATTGGGCAAAAATAACAAACCGCAATTGGAAAAAGAAACTTCCTCCTCTGTTGGTTATTGGAAGCTGCTTGCTTCAGCCGTCGCTTTGGCATTGTTAATCACTTTAGGTTGGTATCTTTTTCAAGATTACCAACAAACTCAAGCCGATGAACGTGATAAGTTTGTCATGGAACAAGAGCGCCAACGACTAAAGCTAGAGCAGCAATTGGTTTCGACCCAGCAGGCTTTAGCCAAAGCTTCCTTGGAAAAGGATTCGCAACCCCTAGCTGAGCAGTTTTGGGGCAAACAAAGTTGGGATAGGCAGGGTGATTTAGCGGCTCAAAACCTTTTTGCGCTATGGGGGCTGGAGTATTTGCCCTTTCAATCTGCGCAAGCGTGCGAATTTGCTAGGCAGTACAGTTTGGAGTGTGACAACGGAGTAGCAGATTGGGCCTTCGTTGAGCAGCTGAATCGTCCAGTAAACCTTAAATTTCAATCGGCTACGGATGGTTTCTACTGGGGCTTATTGGTAAGTCTTGACGGAGATAAGGTGAGCTTACAATTTGGTAATAATAAAGTGGAAACTAACAAAAGTAAGCTTAATCCCATTTGGACTGGAGAGTATCGGTTGTTCTGGAAAAAGCCCCTAGGCATGAGAGAAGCAATCAAGCTTGGTGAAAGAGGCCCTCATATTAGCTGGTTGCTCGATTCAATACGGCAGGTCGATGGCAATGCGATAGCAGCAAGTCGTTATAACCAAGAGGTTAAAAGCTGGGTAGAAGGTTTTCAAAAGACCGCCGGGTTAGTCGCGGACGGTGTCGTTGGAAAACATACGGTGATTTTACTGAATAACCAAGTCTCGCCGGAAATACCAAAATTAAAGGTTGGTGGTTAA